Proteins from one Hypomesus transpacificus isolate Combined female unplaced genomic scaffold, fHypTra1 scaffold_223, whole genome shotgun sequence genomic window:
- the LOC124462522 gene encoding uncharacterized protein LOC124462522 isoform X1, with protein MYVTVEKEVMVFGSGTRLIVTDDKVKTPKVTVYPAFTHQHNGRTTLLCRASDMFPDLVRFSWKMEREDGRFVEVPEAEREELEQREDGRVTSVIIIKNQEANTKKYSCTVNHEVANVEDIPKRHKQEESLFTTAASPPPCPPQNHTHVSPAVHVPEEVLQSMCSVNLASLVYTVMIVKSLVYCCGLSLLLLLRDNKGSPPHTWRKAH; from the exons ATGTATGTCACTGTGGAGAAGGAGGTGATGGTATTTGGCTCAGGTACAAGACTCATTGTGACAG atGATAAAGTCAAAACACCGAAAGTGACCGTCTACCCAGCATTTACACATCAACACAATGGAAGGACCACCCTGCTGTGTCGGGCCAGTGACATGTTCCCAGACTTGGTGAGGTTTTCATGGAAGATGGAAAGAGAAGACGGCCGGTTTGTGGAGGTgcctgaagcagagagagaagagctggagcagagggaggacggGAGAGTGACTAGTGTGATCATCATCAAGAACCAAGAGGCTAACACAAAAAAGTACAGCTGTACTGTAAATCATGAAGTGGCCAATGTTGAAGACATTCCAAAAAGACACAAACAAG AGGAATCTTTGTTTACCACGGCTGCCTCTCCACCACCCTGTCCACCTCAGAATCATACACACGTCTCTCCTGCCGTCCACGTCCCTGAAG AAGTGTTGCAGTCCATGTGCAGTGTGAACCTGGCCTCTCTGGTTTACACTGTGATGATAGTGAAGAGCTTGGTGTACTGCTGTGGgctctccctcctgctgctcctcaggGACAACAAGGGaagtccaccacacacctggagaAAAGCTCATTAA
- the LOC124462528 gene encoding histone H2A, which produces MSGRGKTGGKARAKAKTRSSRAGLQFPVGRVHRLLRKGNYAQRVGAGAPVYLAAVLEYLTAEILELAGNAARDNKKTRIIPRHLQLAVRNDEELNKLLGGVTIAQGGVLPNIQAVLLPKKTEKAVKAK; this is translated from the coding sequence ATGAGCGGAAGAGGCAAAACCGGAGGCAAAGCCAGGGCTAAGGCCAAAACCAGGTCATCCCGCGCCGGGCTCCAGTTCCCCGTGGGTCGTGTTCACAGGCTTCTCCGCAAGGGCAACTATGCTCAACGTGTGGGAGCGGGCGCACCCGTCTACCTGGCTGCAGTGCTCGAGTACCTCACTGCTGAGATCCTGGAGCTGGCCGGCAACGCTGCTCGTGACAACAAGAAGACTCGTATCATCCCCCGTCACCTGCAGCTGGCCGTCCGCAACGACGAGGAGCTCAACAAACTTCTCGGTGGCGTTACGATCGCTCAAGGTGGAGTGTTGCCCAACATCCAAGCGGTGCTTCTCCCCAAGAAGACCGAGAAGGCCGTCAAAGCCAAGTAA
- the LOC124462527 gene encoding histone H2B-like, giving the protein MPEPAKPAPKKGSKKAVSKTAVKGGKKRRKSRKESYAIYVYKVLKQVHPDTGISSKAMGIMNSFVNDIFERIAGESSRLAHYNKRSTITSREIQTAVRLLLPGELAKHAVSEGTKAVTKYTSSKIMVPPSEEIPPL; this is encoded by the exons ATGCCTGAGCCAGCAAAGCCCGCGCCCAAGAAGGGCTCCAAGAAAGCCGTTTCCAAGACCGCCGTAAAGGGCGGCAAGAAGCGCAGAAAGTCCAGGAAGGAGAGCTACGCCATCTACGTGTACAAGGTACTGAAGCAGGTCCACCCTGACACCGGCATCTCATCCAAGGCCATGGGAATCATGAATTCCTTCGTCAACGATATTTTCGAGCGTATTGCCGGAGAGTCGTCTCGCCTGGCTCATTACAACAAGCGATCAACCATCACCTCCAGGGAGATCCAGACCGCCGTCCGCCTGCTGCTCCCCGGTGAACTGGCCAAGCACGCCGTGTCCGAGGGAACCAAGGCCGTGACCAAGTACACCAGCTCCAA GAT
- the LOC124462526 gene encoding histone H1-like, translated as MAEVAPAPAPAKAPKKKAAAKPKKAGPSVGELIVKAVSASKERSGVSLAAVKKALAAGGYDVEKNNSRVKIAVKSLVTKGTLVQTKGTGASGSFKINKGAEAKAKKPVKKVVAPKVKKAVAKKPVAAKKPKKVVAKKPAAAKKSPKKVKKPAAAKKATKSPKKVKKPATPKKTVAKSPKKAAKPKAAKPKAAKAKKAAPKKK; from the coding sequence ATGGCAGAAGTCGCTCCAGCTCCCGCTCCGGCCAAGGCACCCAAGAAGAAGGCGGCAGCCAAGCCCAAGAAAGCTGGACCCAGCGTCGGCGAGCTGATCGTCAAGGCGGTGTCCGCTTCCAAGGAGAGAAGCGGCGTGTCCCTGGCAGCGGTCAAGAAAGCCCTGGCGGCAGGCGGCTACGACGTAGAGAAGAACAACTCCCGCGTCAAGATCGCAGTGAAGAGCCTTGTCACCAAGGGAACCTTGGTCCAGACCAAAGGGACGGGCGCTTCCGGGTCTTTTAAGATCAACAAGGGGGCTGAGGCCAAGGCAAAGAAGCCCGTTAAGAAGGTCGTCGCTCCGAAAGTCAAAAAGGCAGTCGCCAAGAAACCCGTTGCTGCCAAGAAGCCCAAGAAGGTCGTTGCGAAGAAGCCCGCGGCTGCCAAGAAGTCACCCAAGAAGGTTAAGAAGCCCGCGGCAGCCAAGAAGGCAACCAAGAGCCCCAAGAAGGTGAAGAAGCCCGCAACACCCAAGAAAACAGTGGCCAAGAGCCCCAAGAAGGCAGCTAAGCCCAAAGCCGCCAAGCCCAAGGCGGCCAAGGCAAAGAAAGCAGCGCCTAAGAAGAAGTAA
- the LOC124462522 gene encoding uncharacterized protein LOC124462522 isoform X2, with product MYVTVEKEVMVFGSGTRLIVTDDKVKTPKVTVYPAFTHQHNGRTTLLCRASDMFPDLVRFSWKMEREDGRFVEVPEAEREELEQREDGRVTSVIIIKNQEANTKKYSCTVNHEVANVEDIPKRHKQEESSFTTAASPPPCPPQNHTHVSPAVHVPEEVLQSMCSVNLASLVYTVMIVKSLVYCCGLSLLLLLRDNKGSPPHTWRKAH from the exons ATGTATGTCACTGTGGAGAAGGAGGTGATGGTATTTGGCTCAGGTACAAGACTCATTGTGACAG atGATAAAGTCAAAACACCGAAAGTGACCGTCTACCCAGCATTTACACATCAACACAATGGAAGGACCACCCTGCTGTGTCGGGCCAGTGACATGTTCCCAGACTTGGTGAGGTTTTCATGGAAGATGGAAAGAGAAGACGGCCGGTTTGTGGAGGTgcctgaagcagagagagaagagctggagcagagggaggacggGAGAGTGACTAGTGTGATCATCATCAAGAACCAAGAGGCTAACACAAAAAAGTACAGCTGTACTGTAAATCATGAAGTGGCCAATGTTGAAGACATTCCAAAAAGACACAAACAAG AGGAATCTTCTTTTACCACGGCTGCCTCTCCACCACCCTGTCCACCCCAGAATCATACACACGTCTCTCCTGCCGTCCACGTCCCTGAAG AAGTGTTGCAGTCCATGTGCAGTGTGAACCTGGCCTCTCTGGTTTACACTGTGATGATAGTGAAGAGCTTGGTGTACTGCTGTGGgctctccctcctgctgctcctcaggGACAACAAGG
- the LOC124462531 gene encoding histone H4 gives MSGRGKGGKGLGKGGAKRHRKVLRDNIQGITKPAIRRLARRGGVKRISGLIYEETRGVLKVFLENVIRDAVTYTEHAKRKTVTAMDVVYALKRQGRTLYGFGG, from the coding sequence ATGTCAGGAAGAGGCAAAGGAGGCAAGGGGCTCGGAAAAGGAGGCGCCAAGCGTCATCGCAAAGTCCTCCGTGACAACATCCAAGGCATCACAAAGCCCGCCATCCGCCGTCTTGCTCGCCGCGGTGGTGTCAAGCGTATTTCAGGTTTGATTTATGAAGAAACACGTGGAGTTCTGAAGGTGTTCCTGGAGAACGTCATCCGTGATGCCGTGACCTACACCGAGCACGCTAAAAGGAAGACCGTGACCGCTATGGACGTGGTTTACGCCCTGAAGCGCCAGGGACGTACTCTGTACGGTTTCGGCGGTTAA